In Prunus dulcis chromosome 1, ALMONDv2, whole genome shotgun sequence, the following are encoded in one genomic region:
- the LOC117616256 gene encoding uncharacterized protein LOC117616256 isoform X1: protein MAVHHKLALILQNPLNDAEFLLVKQTRPPKFNDEEYDSYVDSDLWDLPSTQLNLLEVKSEPSIAVEGAESWSGKIELKKFDVDSALNRVLEQVGFKAADVGDWSLLKYVEEAHFGPGPPINSVFVRGKLVASHPNLPESCKWLSVPSCLNWLLEVKQGNDRVGPLIVAGLLNEFVQSRELKIPSTLSYQEYPPGVVLVPMGSKTGKPFYTTNLVVFAPQNASSDSEKNGFIASGDALIVDPGCRSKFHEELAQIVTSLPRKLVVFVTHHHHDHVDGLSVIQRCNPDATLLAHENTMRRIGKDDWSLGFTAISGTEEICIGGQRLIALFSPGHTDGHMGLLHASTHSLIVGDHCVGQGSAVLDVTSGGNMTDYFQSTYKFMELAPHALVPMHGRVNLWPKHMLCGYLKNRRARESSILKAIENGAETLFDIVANVYSEVDPSIWIFAASNVRLHVDHLAQQDKLPKEFLIQKFRKTCGLRFFSLWIWAYFSCGVRLYCTKPRISQFLVAGVVASFALLYSFKNRFSSK from the exons ATGGCGGTGCATCATAAGCTCGCTTTGATTCTCCAGAACCCTCTAAACGACGCCGAATTTCTCCTCGTGAAACAGACGCGACCCCCGAAATTCAACGACGAAGAGTACGACTCGTACGTGGATTCCGACCTCTGGGACTTACCCTCCACGCAACTGAACCTTCTAGAAGTCAAATCGGAGCCCTCAATTGCAGTGGAAGGCGCAGAATCATGGTCAGGGAAGATCGAGCTGAAAAAATTCGATGTGGATTCGGCTCTCAATCGG GTTCTGGAACAAGTAGGGTTTAAGGCAGCTGATGTTGGAGATTGGAGCTTGTTGAAGTATGTAGAGGAAGCTCATTTTGGACCTGGGCCGCCTATTAATTCGGTTTTTGTTAGGGGGAAATTGGTAGCGTCGCATCCAAATTTACCAG AGTCGTGTAAATGGCTGTCTGTCCCAAGCTGTTTAAACTGGCTTCTTGAAGTGAAACAAGGCAATGATCGCGTGGGGCCTTTGATAGTTGCTGGTCTTCTAAACGAGTTTGTGCAATCAAGAGAGTTGAAAATCCCATCCACCTTATCTTACCAG GAGTACCCTCCTGGTGTTGTGCTTGTACCGATGGGAAGCAAGACAGGAAAACCTTTTTATACGACAAACCTGGTTGTTTTTGCACCTCAAAATGCTTCTAGTGACTCTGAGAAGAATGGTTTTATTGCTTCTGGAGATGCATTGATAGTGGATCCTGGGTGCCGGTCCAAATTTCATGAAGAG CTTGCACAAATTGTAACTTCTTTGCCGAGAAAGTTAGTTGTATTTGTTACTCATCATCATCACGATCATGTGGATG GTCTTTCAGTTATTCAACGTTGCAACCCTGATGCTACTTTATTAGCACATGAAAATACCATGCGACGCATTGGAAAAG ATGACTGGTCTCTTGGTTTTACTGCAATTTCTGGAACTGAAGAGATTTGCATTGGAGGTCAGCGACTGATTGCCCTTTTTTCTCCG GGACATACAGATGGTCATATGGGACTGCTTCATGCCAGTACTCACTCATTGATTGTCGGTGATCATTGTGTGGG TCAAGGTAGTGCTGTATTGGATGTTACTTCCGGGGGAAATATGACT GATTACTTTCAATCAACTTACAAATTTATGGAGCTTGCTCCACATGCTTTGGTTCCCATGCATGGGAGAGTTAACCTGTGGCCAAAACACATGCTTTGCGGATATCTCAA GAACCGCAGAGCTAGAGAAAGTTCCATCTTGAAAGCGATAGAAAATGGAGCAGAAACATTGTTTGACATAGTTGCAAATGTATATTCGGAGGTTGATCCTAGCATTTGGATTTTTGCAGCATCAAATGTGAGACTTCATGTGGATCATTTAGCCCAGCAAGATAAGTTACCAAAG GAATTTTTGATTCAGAAGTTCCGAAAAACTTGTGGGCTGCGTTTCTTCTCTCTATGGATTTGGGCATACTTTAGTTGTGGTGTCCGGTTATATTGTACGAAGCCTAGGATATCTCAGTTTCTTGTTGCTGGGGTGGTGGCTAGCTTCGCTTTGTTGTACTCTTTTAAAAACAGGTTTAGTTCCAAGTAA
- the LOC117616256 gene encoding uncharacterized protein LOC117616256 isoform X3: MAVHHKLALILQNPLNDAEFLLVKQTRPPKFNDEEYDSYVDSDLWDLPSTQLNLLEVKSEPSIAVEGAESWSGKIELKKFDVDSALNRVLEQVGFKAADVGDWSLLKYVEEAHFGPGPPINSVFVRGKLVASHPNLPESCKWLSVPSCLNWLLEVKQGNDRVGPLIVAGLLNEFVQSRELKIPSTLSYQEYPPGVVLVPMGSKTGKPFYTTNLVVFAPQNASSDSEKNGFIASGDALIVDPGCRSKFHEELAQIVTSLPRKLVVFVTHHHHDHVDGLSVIQRCNPDATLLAHENTMRRIGKDDWSLGFTAISGTEEICIGGQRLIALFSPGHTDGHMGLLHASTHSLIVGDHCVGQGSAVLDVTSGGNMTDYFQSTYKFMELAPHALVPMHGRVNLWPKHMLCGYLNTILDVIRQRSLIFQEPQS, from the exons ATGGCGGTGCATCATAAGCTCGCTTTGATTCTCCAGAACCCTCTAAACGACGCCGAATTTCTCCTCGTGAAACAGACGCGACCCCCGAAATTCAACGACGAAGAGTACGACTCGTACGTGGATTCCGACCTCTGGGACTTACCCTCCACGCAACTGAACCTTCTAGAAGTCAAATCGGAGCCCTCAATTGCAGTGGAAGGCGCAGAATCATGGTCAGGGAAGATCGAGCTGAAAAAATTCGATGTGGATTCGGCTCTCAATCGG GTTCTGGAACAAGTAGGGTTTAAGGCAGCTGATGTTGGAGATTGGAGCTTGTTGAAGTATGTAGAGGAAGCTCATTTTGGACCTGGGCCGCCTATTAATTCGGTTTTTGTTAGGGGGAAATTGGTAGCGTCGCATCCAAATTTACCAG AGTCGTGTAAATGGCTGTCTGTCCCAAGCTGTTTAAACTGGCTTCTTGAAGTGAAACAAGGCAATGATCGCGTGGGGCCTTTGATAGTTGCTGGTCTTCTAAACGAGTTTGTGCAATCAAGAGAGTTGAAAATCCCATCCACCTTATCTTACCAG GAGTACCCTCCTGGTGTTGTGCTTGTACCGATGGGAAGCAAGACAGGAAAACCTTTTTATACGACAAACCTGGTTGTTTTTGCACCTCAAAATGCTTCTAGTGACTCTGAGAAGAATGGTTTTATTGCTTCTGGAGATGCATTGATAGTGGATCCTGGGTGCCGGTCCAAATTTCATGAAGAG CTTGCACAAATTGTAACTTCTTTGCCGAGAAAGTTAGTTGTATTTGTTACTCATCATCATCACGATCATGTGGATG GTCTTTCAGTTATTCAACGTTGCAACCCTGATGCTACTTTATTAGCACATGAAAATACCATGCGACGCATTGGAAAAG ATGACTGGTCTCTTGGTTTTACTGCAATTTCTGGAACTGAAGAGATTTGCATTGGAGGTCAGCGACTGATTGCCCTTTTTTCTCCG GGACATACAGATGGTCATATGGGACTGCTTCATGCCAGTACTCACTCATTGATTGTCGGTGATCATTGTGTGGG TCAAGGTAGTGCTGTATTGGATGTTACTTCCGGGGGAAATATGACT GATTACTTTCAATCAACTTACAAATTTATGGAGCTTGCTCCACATGCTTTGGTTCCCATGCATGGGAGAGTTAACCTGTGGCCAAAACACATGCTTTGCGGATATCTCAA CACAATATTAGATGTAATCAGACAGAGGAGTCTTATCTTCCAGGAACCGCAGAGCTAG
- the LOC117616256 gene encoding lactamase-like protein ptaB isoform X2 has product MAVHHKLALILQNPLNDAEFLLVKQTRPPKFNDEEYDSYVDSDLWDLPSTQLNLLEVKSEPSIAVEGAESWSGKIELKKFDVDSALNRVLEQVGFKAADVGDWSLLKYVEEAHFGPGPPINSVFVRGKLVASHPNLPESCKWLSVPSCLNWLLEVKQGNDRVGPLIVAGLLNEFVQSRELKIPSTLSYQEYPPGVVLVPMGSKTGKPFYTTNLVVFAPQNASSDSEKNGFIASGDALIVDPGCRSKFHEELAQIVTSLPRKLVVFVTHHHHDHVDGLSVIQRCNPDATLLAHENTMRRIGKDDWSLGFTAISGTEEICIGGQRLIALFSPGHTDGHMGLLHASTHSLIVGDHCVGQGSAVLDVTSGGNMTDYFQSTYKFMELAPHALVPMHGRVNLWPKHMLCGYLKNRRARESSILKAIENGAETLFDIVANVYSEVDPSIWIFAASNVRLHVDHLAQQDKLPKVCRDSI; this is encoded by the exons ATGGCGGTGCATCATAAGCTCGCTTTGATTCTCCAGAACCCTCTAAACGACGCCGAATTTCTCCTCGTGAAACAGACGCGACCCCCGAAATTCAACGACGAAGAGTACGACTCGTACGTGGATTCCGACCTCTGGGACTTACCCTCCACGCAACTGAACCTTCTAGAAGTCAAATCGGAGCCCTCAATTGCAGTGGAAGGCGCAGAATCATGGTCAGGGAAGATCGAGCTGAAAAAATTCGATGTGGATTCGGCTCTCAATCGG GTTCTGGAACAAGTAGGGTTTAAGGCAGCTGATGTTGGAGATTGGAGCTTGTTGAAGTATGTAGAGGAAGCTCATTTTGGACCTGGGCCGCCTATTAATTCGGTTTTTGTTAGGGGGAAATTGGTAGCGTCGCATCCAAATTTACCAG AGTCGTGTAAATGGCTGTCTGTCCCAAGCTGTTTAAACTGGCTTCTTGAAGTGAAACAAGGCAATGATCGCGTGGGGCCTTTGATAGTTGCTGGTCTTCTAAACGAGTTTGTGCAATCAAGAGAGTTGAAAATCCCATCCACCTTATCTTACCAG GAGTACCCTCCTGGTGTTGTGCTTGTACCGATGGGAAGCAAGACAGGAAAACCTTTTTATACGACAAACCTGGTTGTTTTTGCACCTCAAAATGCTTCTAGTGACTCTGAGAAGAATGGTTTTATTGCTTCTGGAGATGCATTGATAGTGGATCCTGGGTGCCGGTCCAAATTTCATGAAGAG CTTGCACAAATTGTAACTTCTTTGCCGAGAAAGTTAGTTGTATTTGTTACTCATCATCATCACGATCATGTGGATG GTCTTTCAGTTATTCAACGTTGCAACCCTGATGCTACTTTATTAGCACATGAAAATACCATGCGACGCATTGGAAAAG ATGACTGGTCTCTTGGTTTTACTGCAATTTCTGGAACTGAAGAGATTTGCATTGGAGGTCAGCGACTGATTGCCCTTTTTTCTCCG GGACATACAGATGGTCATATGGGACTGCTTCATGCCAGTACTCACTCATTGATTGTCGGTGATCATTGTGTGGG TCAAGGTAGTGCTGTATTGGATGTTACTTCCGGGGGAAATATGACT GATTACTTTCAATCAACTTACAAATTTATGGAGCTTGCTCCACATGCTTTGGTTCCCATGCATGGGAGAGTTAACCTGTGGCCAAAACACATGCTTTGCGGATATCTCAA GAACCGCAGAGCTAGAGAAAGTTCCATCTTGAAAGCGATAGAAAATGGAGCAGAAACATTGTTTGACATAGTTGCAAATGTATATTCGGAGGTTGATCCTAGCATTTGGATTTTTGCAGCATCAAATGTGAGACTTCATGTGGATCATTTAGCCCAGCAAGATAAGTTACCAAAG GTGTGCAGGGATTCTATTTAG
- the LOC117615159 gene encoding glycosyltransferase BC10-like, giving the protein MKQGKLTVVVKELSGGHFHVKTLIIFSLSMLFFIFVLGMFINDRTRKLLTSDDLFPQLKAFPSVSPWPPSSHCQCNFSLSSHLLPLSFSNPRGLLLKDYTAPKELWHSMSDEELFWQASMVPRIVKYPYNRTPKVAFMFLTKGRLPFAPLWETFFKGHDGFYSVYLHAAPDFKNEPPESSVFYKRKIPSQAVEWGKPTMVDAERRLLANALLDFSNERFVLLSESCIPLFNFTTVYSHLVNSNHSFVSSFDDPRNVGRGRYNKQMWPTVTLSDWRKGSQWFEVHRKLAIEIVSDPTYYPVFKDFCLPPCYTDEHYLATLVTKVGPGMNSNRTITWVDWSTGGPHPTTFVRKDVTENFLIRLRNGFNCTYNGGMSSICHLFARKFHPSTLEPLLKIAPALFGFNT; this is encoded by the exons ATGAAGCAGGGTAAGCTCACCGTTGTTGTTAAAGAGCTTTCCGGTGGCCATTTTCATGTCAAAACCCTCATCATCTTCTCTTTGTCaatgttatttttcatttttgttctcgGGATGTTCATAAATGATCGAACCAGGAAATTATTAACCTCAGATGACTTATTCCCTCAGCTGAAGGCATTTCCCTCAGTGTCTCCTTGGCCTCCCTCTTCACATTGTCAGTGCAACTTTTCTTTGTCTTCTCATTTACTGCCTCTTAGTTTTTCAAATCCAAGAGGACTACTATTGAAAGATTACACAGCTCCCAAGGAGCTATGGCATTCTATGAGTGATGAGGAGCTTTTTTGGCAAGCGTCAATGGTGCCACGCATCGTCAAATACCCCTATAATCGAACACCAAAGGTGGCATTTATGTTCCTAACAAAGGGACGATTGCCATTCGCACCACTTTGGGAAACTTTTTTCAAGGGACATGATGGCTTCTACTCTGTTTATCTCCATGCAGCACCAGACTTCAAGAATGAGCCACCAGAATCATCAGTGTTTTACAAGCGTAAGATACCAAGTCAG GCAGTTGAATGGGGAAAGCCAACAATGGTTGATGCAGAGAGGCGCCTATTAGCCAATGCCTTACTCGATTTTTCAAATGAGAGATTTGTATTGCTCTCTGAATCATGCATTCCTCTGTTTAACTTTACCACAGTCTACAGCCACCTCGTCAACTCCAACCACAGTTTTGTTAGCTCATTTGATGATCCAAGAAACGTTGGTCGTGGACGTTACAACAAGCAAATGTGGCCAACTGTGACATTATCAGATTGGCGTAAGGGCTCTCAGTGGTTTGAAGTTCACAGAAAGCTTGCCATAGAGATTGTTTCCGATCCCACATACTACCCTGTATTTAAGGACTTTTGCCTGCCTCCCTGCTACACAGATGAGCACTACTTGGCAACTCTTGTGACCAAAGTTGGTCCTGGGATGAACTCAAACAGGACCATTACCTGGGTCGATTGGTCAACTGGTGGTCCTCACCCAACAACGTTTGTGAGGAAAGATGTGACGGAAAACTTTCTGATTCGGTTAAGAAATGGATTTAATTGTACTTACAATGGTGGCATGAGCTCCATTTGCCACCTATTTGCTAGAAAGTTTCATCCAAGTACATTGGAGCCTTTACTAAAAATAGCTCCAGCTCTGTTTGGATTTAACACCTAA
- the LOC117616819 gene encoding glycosyltransferase BC10-like, translating to MKGQNQNPLNLFSKLFNAQLHILKLLFYFLLFGGGLTLGMVLSFYLKDISISLQLAQFSFSTSQSPSNQHTLMPNVKAFEANATKPHIGLKEYLKPPNVLHDMDDQELLWRASMIPRIPEYPFRRVPKVAFMFLTKGPVLLAPLWEKFFKGHQGLYSIYVHSNPSYNGSYPESHVFHDRRIPSREVEWGNVNMIEAERRLLANALLDISNQRFVLLSESCIPLHNFSTVYSYLVHSRESFVQVYDDPSSVGRGRYNSHMYPKISLSQWRKGSQWFEMDRRHAIEIVSDKKYFPAFQKYCRGSCYADEHYLPTFANINFGAKNSNRSLTWVDWSRGGPHPAKFTRTDVTVELLSRLRNGTACVYNGKSTNVCFLFARKFGPDTLERLLRFAPKLMRFNR from the exons ATGAAGGGTCAGAATCAAAACCCATTAAACTTGTTTTCAAAACTCTTCAATGCCCAACTCCACATCCTCAAACTCCTCTTCTATTTCCTGCTATTTGGTGGTGGTTTAACCCTTGGAATGGTACTTAGCTTTTATTTGAAAGACATTTCAATTAGTTTGCAATTAGCCCAATTCTCCTTCTCAACCTCACAATCTCCATCCAATCAACATACCCTAATGCCAAATGTAAAAGCCTTCGAAGCCAATGCGACCAAGCCTCACATAGGATTGAAGGAATATCTAAAGCCGCCTAATGTTCTGCACGACATGGACGACCAAGAATTGCTATGGAGAGCTTCGATGATTCCTCGGATTCCTGAGTATCCATTCCGTCGAGTTCCCAAGGTTGCTTTCATGTTCTTGACAAAGGGTCCTGTTCTGCTGGCCCCACTGTGGGAGAAGTTCTTCAAAGGGCATCAGGGCTTGTACTCAATTTATGTGCACTCAAATCCATCTTACAATGGATCATACCCCGAAAGTCATGTTTTCCATGACAGGAGAATTCCTAGCCGG GAAGTAGAATGGGGAAATGTGAACATGATTGAGGCTGAGCGCCGCCTATTGGCAAATGCTCTTCTTGACATCTCAAACCAACGTTTTGTTCTGCTCTCAGAATCCTGCATCCCCCTCCACAACTTCTCCACTGTCTACTCTTACCTCGTACACTCCCGCGAAAGTTTTGTACAGGTCTATGATGATCCAAGCTCTGTCGGACGGGGCCGGTATAATTCCCATATGTACCCAAAAATCTCATTGAGCCAATGGAGGAAAGGATCACAGTGGTTTGAGATGGACAGACGCCATGCCATTGAAATTGTCTCAGATAAAAAATACTTCCCAGCTTTCCAAAAGTACTGCAGGGGCTCATGCTATGCAGACGAGCATTATCTGCCAACATTTGCGAACATCAACTTTGGGGCAAAGAATTCGAATAGGAGTTTGACCTGGGTTGACTGGTCCAGGGGTGGCCCGCACCCTGCCAAGTTCACAAGAACTGATGTCACCGTTGAGCTTTTGAGTAGATTGAGGAATGGGACTGCGTGTGTATATAATGGAAAGAGCACCAACGTTTGTTTCTTGTTTGCCAGGAAGTTTGGTCCTGATACTTTGGAAAGGCTGCTGAGGTTTGCTCCAAAGCTCATGCGCTTCAACAGATGA
- the LOC117617457 gene encoding glycosyltransferase BC10-like, with protein sequence MKAQDPNPGSVFPKVFNVQRHLLNLLSYVLLFVGGLTLGVVLVNLKDFSFGLQFAQPPFSTLSSPPPSNHSQILIMPNATAPTTSMSPTPDPRIGLKEYLKPPKVFHDMNDTELLWRASMSPRIPEYPFHLVPKIAFMFLARGPVLLAPLWEKFFEEHQGFYSIYVHSEPSHNQLSYAGSSVFHGRRIPSDLKVKWGTVSLIEAERLLLANALLDISNQRFVLLSEACIPLYNFSTVYSYLINSKETFVEVYDDPSAVGRGRYYFVQYPGISVEQWRKGSQWFEIDRDLAIEVVSDRKYFPVYRRCRGECFADEHYLPTFVNIKFGAKNANRTLTWVDWAKGGPHPTEYMSSNVTVELLNGLRTGYGRRCEYNGRSTHVCFLFARKFPPSALDSLLRIAPKIMHFNNVAP encoded by the exons ATGAAGGCTCAAGATCCAAACCCAGGAAGCGTTTTTCCCAAAGTCTTCAATGTCCAACGGCACCTCCTCAATCTCCTTTCTTATGTCCTGCTCTTTGTGGGCGGTTTAACTCTTGGAGTTGTACTTGTCAATCTCAAGGACTTTTCATTTGGTCTGCAATTTGCCCAACCCCCCTTCTCAACTTTGTCATCTCCTCCTCCATCCAATCATTCACAGATTCTAATTATGCCGAATGCAACAGCCCCAACAACCAGTATGAGCCCCACACCCGACCCCCGCATTGGGTTGAAGGAATATCTAAAGCCGCCCAAGGTTTTTCACGACATGAACGATACAGAATTGCTCTGGAGAGCTTCGATGTCTCCTAGGATCCCTGAATATCCATTCCATCTAGTTCCCAAAATTGCTTTCATGTTCTTGGCAAGGGGACCTGTTCTTTTGGCCCCATTGTGGGAGAAGTTCTTTGAAGAGCACCAAGGTTTTTACTCAATCTATGTGCACTCTGAGCCGTCCCACAATCAGTTGTCTTATGCCGGAAGTTCGGTTTTCCATGGCCGAAGAATTCCCAGTGATCTG AAAGTAAAATGGGGGACGGTGAGCTTGATTGAGGCAGAGCGCCTCCTATTGGCCAATGCTCTTCTCGACATCTCAAACCAGCGCTTTGTTCTGCTCTCAGAAGCATGCATCCCTCTCTACAACTTCTCCACTGTCTACTCTTACCTCATAAACTCCAAAGAAACTTTCGTGGAGGTCTATGATGATCCAAGCGCAGTTGGACGTGGCCGATATTATTTTGTTCAGTACCCAGGAATCTCAGTGGAGCAATGGAGGAAGGGGTCACAGTGGTTTGAAATTGACAGGGACCTTGCCATTGAAGTTGTCTCGGATCGAAAATACTTCCCAGTTTACCGCAGATGCAGAGGCGAATGTTTTGCAGATGAACATTATTTGCCAACGTTTGTGAACATCAAATTTGGCGCAAAGAATGCAAACAGGACGTTGACTTGGGTTGACTGGGCCAAGGGCGGCCCGCACCCTACCGAGTACATGAGCTCGAATGTCACAGTCGAGCTTTTGAATGGCCTGAGGACTGGTTATGGCCGGAGATGTGAATATAATGGAAGGAGCACACATGTTTGTTTCTTATTCGCGAGGAAGTTCCCGCCTTCTGCTTTGGACAGCCTGCTGAGAATTGCACCAAAGATCATGCACTTCAACAATGTCGCTCcttga
- the LOC117616500 gene encoding probable leucine-rich repeat receptor-like protein kinase At1g68400, whose protein sequence is MAAIATFLIFTHLFLTVLHASSNPDFEHLLAFKSSSDASNKLATWNSSSDLCTWFGVSCTRNRVSRLVLENLDLHGSFEPLTALTQLRVLSLKRNRLSGPIPDLSNLTALKLLFLSYNDFSGDFPASVTSLFRLYRLDLSYNNLSGHIPSTVNHLTHLLTLRLEVNRFAGSISGLNLPNLQDFNVSANRLTGDIPKSFSGFPESAFAQNPGLCGSPVLNCKGLVNNPTRPGFDGAIASPVMPAANPTVVASSPSSLPGNSTPNKSTNTRRNGTSKISPEALIAIIVGDALVLVFVSLLLYCYFLRNFSSKMRQGKSSSKLLESEKIVYSSSPYSAQPGIERGQMVFFEGVKRFELEDLLRASAEMLGKGGFGTAYKAVLDDGNVVAVKRLKDAQIGGKREFEQHMAVLGRLSHPNIVSLRAYYFAREEKLLVYDYMSNGSLFWLLHGNRGPGRTPLDWTTRLKIAAGAVRGLACIHNSCSPLKLTHGNIKSTNILLDKTGNARVSDFGLSVFVPPPPATSSAPRSCGYRAPETLDGRKLTQKSDVYAFGVLLLELLTGKCPSVVDSGGPGGGYGGLVDLPRWVQSVVREEWTAEVFDLELMRYKDIEEEMVGLLQIAMACTAASPDQRPRMSQVVKMIDEIQGVVGSPSHEAFDSMSESPSLSEDTCGASQ, encoded by the exons ATGGCAGCCATAGCCACATTTTTAATATTCACGCACTTGTTTTTAACCGTTCTACATGCCTCATCAAACCCAGATTTCGAGCATTTACTAGCATTCAAATCCTCCTCTGACGCATCCAACAAGCTAGCCACCTGGAACTCAAGCTCCGACCTATGCACCTGGTTCGGCGTCTCCTGCACCCGAAACCGAGTCTCGCGACTGGTCCTCGAAAACCTGGACCTCCACGGCTCGTTCGAGCCCCTAACCGCGTTAACTCAGCTCCGAGTTCTCAGCCTCAAGCGGAACCGTCTCTCCGGCCCCATTCCCGACCTCTCAAACCTCACCGCTCTCAAGCTTCTCTTCCTCTCATACAACGACTTCTCCGGCGACTTTCCCGCCTCCGTCACCTCTCTCTTCAGGCTCTACCGACTCGATCTATCCTACAACAACTTGTCCGGCCACATTCCCTCCACGGTCAACCATTTGACCCATCTTCTCACTCTCCGGCTCGAGGTCAATCGGTTCGCAGGTTCGATTTCCGGCTTGAACCTCCCGAATCTGCAGGATTTTAATGTGTCTGCAAACCGTTTGACCGGCGATATACCGAAGTCCTTTTCAGGTTTTCCCGAATCCGCTTTCGCTCAAAACCCGGGTCTATGCGGGTCTCCGGTGCTGAACTGCAAGGGCCTAGTGAACAACCCAACTCGGCCCGGATTTGATGGAGCTATCGCTTCTCCTGTAATGCCGGCTGCTAATCCAACAGTAGTAGCCTCATCCCCGAGTTCACTGCCGGGAAACTCAACGCCGAACAAATCGACAAATACTCGCCGCAATGGAACATCGAAAATAAGTCCAGAGGCTCTCATCGCGATTATAGTCGGCGACGCTCtggttcttgtttttgtttcactGCTCCTATACTGCTATTTTTTGCGGAACTTCAGCTCCAAAATGCGGCAGGGCAAGAGCAGCTCGAAGCTTCTAGAAAGCGAGAAGATAGTATACTCTTCAAGCCCGTACTCGGCCCAACCCGGGATCGAGCGGGGTCAGATGGTGTTTTTCGAGGGGGTGAAGCGGTTCGAGCTCGAGGACTTGCTAAGAGCCTCGGCGGAGATGTTGGGTAAAGGCGGGTTTGGAACGGCATACAAGGCGGTTCTGGACGACGGCAATGTGGTGGCGGTGAAGAGGCTCAAGGATGCGCAGATTGGTGGGAAGCGAGAGTTCGAGCAGCACATGGCGGTGTTGGGGCGGCTCAGCCATCCCAATATTGTTAGTTTGAGAGCTTATTATTTTGCCAGAGAGGAGAAGTTGCTGGTCTACGATTACATGTCGAATGGTAGCTTATTTTGGCTGCTTCACG GAAACCGGGGCCCTGGTCGAACCCCACTGGACTGGACCACGAGGCTGAAAATCGCAGCGGGAGCGGTTCGAGGCCTAGCTTGTATTCACAACTCGTGCAGTCCGCTTAAGCTCACCCACGGTAACATCAAATCCACCAACATCCTATTAGACAAGACCGGCAATGCTCGTGTCTCCGACTTCGGACTCTCCGTGTTTGTACCTCCTCCCCCAGCCACGTCATCCGCTCCACGATCCTGCGGCTACCGCGCTCCCGAGACGTTGGACGGTCGAAAATTAACGCAGAAATCCGATGTGTACGCTTTCGGTGTGCTTCTGCTGGAGCTGCTCACAGGGAAGTGCCCCTCCGTCGTGGACAGTGGTGGGCCTGGGGGTGGTTATGGTGGGCTTGTGGACCTGCCCAGGTGGGTCCAGTCGGTGGTCAGAGAGGAATGGACGGCGGAGGTGTTTGACCTTGAGCTGATGAGGTACAAGGATATAGAGGAGGAGATGGTGGGGCTTCTGCAGATCGCGATGGCTTGCACCGCCGCTTCGCCTGATCAACGGCCCAGGATGAGCCAGGTGGTGAAAATGATCGACGAGATTCAGGGTGTGGTGGGCTCCCCGAGTCATGAGGCCTTTGACTCCATGTCCGAGTCGCCTTCCTTGTCGGAGGACACTTGCGGCGCGAGCCAGTAA